A region of Anopheles merus strain MAF chromosome 2R, AmerM5.1, whole genome shotgun sequence DNA encodes the following proteins:
- the LOC121588169 gene encoding 4-coumarate--CoA ligase 3 produces MMRSFGPLAARLIGQGQGLPAPVGRHQRFWSQRCVRLLSTKRQVKYLEDTIFPPENGLEQNSLYDNNIPVPHVTLDHYLWDQFSQWANKTAVVCGITGRNYTYGTLRDHCAALAIRLQRKLHLNFGQTLAVCLPNIPEFPLVTFGAIEAGLVVTTINPIYTAEEISRQLVDSDAKVLIGLASNYAVLREAAQQAKRDIPIVCIRCTNDESLPAGAIDFAELSNPKGIHYSELRQHDRTADDIVFLPYSSGTTGMPKGVELTHLNIVSNSEMLAVKAGNGTVVLPTTDTFQDVLPCVLPFFHIYGLTVTMISKLRQGCKLVTLPNFKPDTFLNALAEHKGTVLHLVPPIIIFLGHHDGVKPRHTDSIRNVFSGAAPMGTPDAERFTARAPNAEFIQGYGLTETAPVVLMGALGSRNYASVGSPCPRTQAKIVDLNDPTNTALGPNQSGELLVRGPQIMKGYHNNRKATDEMIIEGGWLRTGDIAHYDEQLQFYITDRLKELIKVKGFQVPPAELEELLRSHEAVADAAVVGMPHPVAGEVPRAFVVPKAGARVSEDALKAFIAEKVAVYKRLEGGVTFLDSIPKNASGKILRRQLKLEHCS; encoded by the exons atgaTGCGCTCCTTTGGACCGTTGGCCGCCCGGCTTATTGGGCAGGGGCAGGGGCTCCCCGCGCCGGTCGGCCGGCACCAGCGCTTCTGGAGCCAGCGGTGCGTACGGCTGCTCAGCACCAAGCGGCAGGTGAAGTATCTCGAGGACACCATCTTCCCGCCGGAGAACGGGCTGGAGCAGAACTCGCTGTACGACAACAACATCCCGGTGCCGCACGTTACCCTCGACCACTACCTGTGGGACCAGTTCAGCCAGTGGGCCAACAAGACGGCGGTG GTTTGCGGTATTACTGGGCGCAACTACACCTACGGCACGCTGCGCGATCACTGTGCGGCACTGGCGATCCGATTGCAGCGGAAGCTGCACCTAAACTTCGGCCAAACGCTCGCCGTGTGTCTGCCCAACATTCCAGAGTTCCCGCTCGTCACGTTCGGTGCCATCGAGGCCGGACTGGTGGTGACGACGATTAACCCGATCTACACGGCAG AGGAAATTTCCCGCCAGCTGGTGGACAGCGACGCGAAGGTGCTCATCGGACTGGCTTCCAACTATGCAGTATTACGGGAGGCGGCACAGCAGGCCAAGCGCGACATACCGATCGTCTGCATCCGGTGCACCAACGACGAAAGCCTGCCGGCCGGTGCGATCGACTTTGCCGAGCTTTCCAACCCGAAAG GCATTCACTACAGCGAGCTGCGGCAGCACGATCGCACCGCGGACGATATCGTCTTCCTGCCCTACTCGTCCGGCACGACCGGCATGCCGAAGGGGGTCGAGCTGACGCACCTGAACATTGTCTCCAACAGTGAGATGCTGGCGGTGAAGGCGGGCAACGGCACAGTGGTGCTGCCCACCACCGACACCTTCCAGGACGTGCTGCCGTGCGTGCTGCCCTTCTTCCACATCTACGGCCTCACGGTGACGATGATCTCGAAGCTGCGGCAGGGCTGCAAGCTGGTCACGCTGCCCAACTTCAAACCCGACACGTTCCTGAACGCGCTCGCCGAGCACAAGGGCACGGTGCTGCATCTCGTCCCACCGATAA TTATCTTCCTCGGCCATCACGACGGCGTCAAGCCACGGCACACCGACTCCATCCGGAACGTGTTCTCGGGCGCGGCGCCGATGGGGACGCCCGACGCCGAACGCTTCACCGCACGCGCCCCGAACGCCGAGTTCATCCAGGGGTACGGGCTGACGGAAACGGCACCGGTGGTGCTGATGGGTGCGCTCGGCTCGCGCAACTACGCCTCGGTTGGGTCGCCCTGCCCTCGCACGCAGGCGAAAATTGTCGACCTGAACGATCCCACCAACACGGCCCTGGGGCCGAACCAGTCCGGCGAGCTGCTCGTCCGGGGGCCGCAGATCATGAAGGGCTACCACAACAACCGCAAGGCGACGGACGAGATGATCATCGAGGGCGGGTGGTTGCGCACGGGCGACATTGCGCACTACGACGAGCAGCTGCAGTTCTACATCACCGACCGGCTGAAGGAGCTGATCAAGGTGAAGGGCTTCCAGGTGCCGCCGGCCGAgctggaggagctgctgcGGTCGCACGAAGCGGTGGCCGACGCCGCGGTCGTCGGCATGCCGCACCCGGTGGCGGGCGAGGTGCCGCGCGCCTTCGTCGTACCGAAGGCGGGCGCGCGCGTCTCCGAGGACGCACTGAAGGCGTTCATCGCGGAGAAGGTGGCCGTGTACAAGCGGCTCGAGGGGGGCGTCACCTTTCTGGACAGTATTCCGAAGAACGCGTCGGGCAAGATCCTGCGGCGGCAGCTTAAGCTCGAGCACTGCTCTTAG
- the LOC121589737 gene encoding ATP-binding cassette sub-family B member 10, mitochondrial yields the protein MFINLLRGSESKIRSCTFRPLHYLASRNGLERTAVGGRNTRHCAGGKRSYISTSRGGSRHSVAEDRFRNRQLIAGNLWAEASARRHLASNGGKVEESAKNLAIAGKEPEPIAKQPAKLQLRSSDVKRLLGFAKSEQWNITGGIGCLIISSAITMSVPFGLGKILDIIYASSAETGMAKEKLDQFCLLLGGIFLLGGLANFGRVYLFSNASLRITKNIRAKVYSSMLNQEAGWFDRKGTGELVNRLSSDTYLVGNSLSMNLSDGLRSTAMILAGTGMMIYTSPHLALVGMCIVPCVAGGAVVYGRYVRNITRELMDKYAEIMKIGEERLGNVKTVKVFCKERFEKQLFSEQLLDALNIGYRETKARATFYGMTGLSGNIIILSVLYYGGTMVNNAEMTIGALTSFILYAGYTAISIGGLSNFYTELNKGVGSASRLWEIIDRKYAIPIDGGIEVSNPPAGQIQFRDVVFHYPSRPDAPILNGVNLTIEPGTSTAVVGRSGSGKSTIASLMLRLYDPAQGSVRLDGTDLRDLNPSSLRRHIGAVNQEPVLFSGSIRENILYGLNMGEKISESAFQRVVREAHVDEFVRHFPDGLDTLVGQRGVMLSGGQKQRVAIARAIIRNPKILILDEATSALDAVSEELIQNALERLTKNRTVLTIAHRLSTIRNATNIAVLRDGQIVEHGNYAQLIATEGGVFRELVQRQTFSTTAIS from the exons ATGTTTATAAATTTACTCCGTGGAAGTGAAAGTAAAATCCGCTCGTGTACCTTTCGCCCGCTACACTACCTCGCCAGCAGAAATGGGTTGGAAAGGACGGCAGTCGGTGGCAGAAACACGCGCCACTGTGCTGGAGGAAAGCGATCGTACATCAGCACAAGCAGAGGCGGCAGCCGGCACAGCGTTGCCGAAGACAGATTTCGTAATCGACAGCTGATAGCCGGCAATCTGTGGGCTGAAGCATCTGCAAGGCGTCACCTAGCAAGCAACGGCGGGAAGGTGGAAGAGAGCGCGAAAAATCTTGCAATTGCCGGCAAGGAGCCGGAACCGATTGCGAAACAGCCGGCCAAGCTGCAGCTCCGATCGTCCGATGTGAAGCGTTTGCTGGGCTTTGCGAAATCGGAGCAGTGGAACATTACAG GTGGCATTGGCTGTTTGATAATTTCGTCCGCCATCACCATGTCGGTACCGTTCGGGTTGGGCAAAATTCTGGACATCATCTACGCCAGCTCGGCCGAAACGGGCATGGCGAAGGAGAAGCTGGACCAGTTCTGTTTGCTGCTCGGGGGCATCTTCCTGCTCGGCGGACTGGCCAACTTTGGCCGGGTGTACCTGTTCAGCAATGCCT CACTTCGAATAACGAAAAACATCCGCGCCAAGGTGTACAGCTCGATGCTGAACCAGGAGGCCGGCTGGTTCGACCGGAAGGGTACGGGCGAGCTGGTCAATCGGCTGTCCTCCGACACGTACCTGGTGGGCAACTCGCTCAGCATGAACCTGTCGGATGGGTTGCGCTCGACCGCAATGATACTGGCCGGCACGGGCATGATGATCTACACCTCGCCCCATCTCGCGCTGGTCGGCATGTGCATCGTGCCGTGCGTCGCGGGCGGTGCCGTCGTGTATGGCCGCTACGTGCGCAACATTACGCGCGAGCTGATGGACAAGTACGCGGAAATCATGAAGATCGGCGAGGAACGGTTGGGCAACGTGAAGACGGTGAAGGTGTTCTGCAAGGAGCGGTTTGAGAAGCAGCTGTTTTCCGAGCAGCTGCTCGATGCGCTCAACATTGGCTACCGGGAGACGAAAGCACGCGCGACCTTTTACGGCATG ACGGGACTGTCGGGCAACATTATCATCCTGTCGGTACTGTACTACGGCGGCACGATGGTAAACAACGCGGAAATGACGATCGGTGCGCTGACCTCGTTCATACTGTACGCCGGCTACACCGCCATCTCGATCGGTGGGCTAAGCAACTTCTATACCGAGCTGAACAAGGGCGTCGGTTCCGCCAGCAGGCTGTGGGAAATCATCGACCGGAAGTATGCCATCCCGATCGATG GAGGAATTGAGGTGAGTAATCCACCGGCGGGGCAGATTCAGTTCCGTGACGTTGTCTTCCACTATCCATCCCGACCGGACGCACCGATCCTGAACGGTGTGAACTTGACAATCGAACCGGGTACCTCGACTGCCGTCGTGGGACGCAGCGGCTCCGGCAAATCGACCATCGCATCGTTAATGTTAAG GCTTTACGATCCGGCACAAGGATCCGTTCGGCTGGATGGGACCGATCTGCGCGACCTAAACCCCTCCTCACTGCGGCGCCACATCGGTGCAGTTAATCAG GAACCGGTACTGTTCAGCGGCAGCATACGGGAAAACATCCTGTACGGGTTGAACATGGGCGAGAAAATCTCCGAAAGCGCCTTCCAGCGGGTCGTGCGGGAAGCGCACGTGGACGAGTTTGTGCGCCACTTCCCGGACGGGCTGGACACGCTGGTCGGCCAGCGCGGTGTGATGCTGAGCGGCGGCCAAAAGCAGCGCGTTGCGATCGCGCGGGCAATCATACGG AACCCCAAAATACTGATCCTGGATGAGGCGACCAGCGCACTGGACGCGGTATCGGAGGAGCTGATACAGAACGCGCTCGAGCGGCTGACCAAGAACCGGACCGTGCTGACGATCGCCCACCGGCTGAGCACGATCCGCAACGCGACCAACATTGCGGTGCTGCGGGATGGGCAGATCGTGGAGCACGGCAACTACGCGCAGCTGATCGCGACCGAGGGTGGCGTGTTTCGGGAGCTGGTGCAAAGGCAAACGTTCAGCACGACGGCGATTAGTTAA